Within the Pirellulales bacterium genome, the region ACCGCTACTTACCTGGTTTGCGCTCCTGGGTGGGATTCAAACAAATCGGCGTGCCGGTGGAACGCGGCAGCCGCTACGACGACCATCCCCGGGTGCCCCTGGGTGGTTTGTTTCGCTTGGCGAAGACGGCGATATTTTCATTTTCGTCGCTGCCGCTGTCGATGTTCGGCTGGATCGGCTGGATTGCGTTCATCATGTTTTTGACAGTGAGTGGCTACTCCGTCTACTGTAAACTCTGCACCGATTGGGCAGTTCCAGGCTGGACCTCTGAATTGGTGACCATGAGTTTTTTCGCCTCGCTGAATGCGCTGGGAATCAGCATGCTCGGCGAATATGTCGTGCGAATTTACGACCAGGTCCGCGGTCGACCTTCGTACTTAGTCGACCGTACCATCAACATGATGCACTCATTGGAGGCACCCTCGACCGATACGGCCGATCCAACCGCGGCGGAAATCGACGCGATCGACTTGGAGCACCTCGATCCCATCGAACTCGATGCCCAGTGGGACGGCGCCTATCAGCACTTGCTCTCGCAAGCCAACGACCTACTGGAACTCGGTACGCTAATGCGGTCGGAATCGGACGATCTTGCCGAGTTTTCTCAGATCGGCACCTCACGGAAAGGCTTTACCTCGATCGACGACGACAACGTGGGATTCGCCGAAGCCACAACCGCCGTAGGCTCCGACATGGCTGACGATGATAAGCCAATGCTCATTAAAATGCCACTGCCGCGCGACCGACGCTAGTCGAAATACGGTTCAGGCAAATGTCCAGATTTGACAACCTGGGAAATCGCTCGCGAAGGGTGC harbors:
- a CDS encoding glycosyltransferase family 2 protein, which codes for MTNGYSPPTRPPVSDSLISVVLPVFNEVAVLETLCRRLQTALTLCRTTFEIIFVNDGSRDGSAELLDRLAMTHAEVRVVHLSRNFGHQAAILAGLEHARGDAVVLLDSDLQDPPEAISKLLDGWQGGYDVVYAIRTSRKEALWKRMLFGAFHRVLSSIAHTAIPVDAGNFGLIDARVAKALISCGERDRYLPGLRSWVGFKQIGVPVERGSRYDDHPRVPLGGLFRLAKTAIFSFSSLPLSMFGWIGWIAFIMFLTVSGYSVYCKLCTDWAVPGWTSELVTMSFFASLNALGISMLGEYVVRIYDQVRGRPSYLVDRTINMMHSLEAPSTDTADPTAAEIDAIDLEHLDPIELDAQWDGAYQHLLSQANDLLELGTLMRSESDDLAEFSQIGTSRKGFTSIDDDNVGFAEATTAVGSDMADDDKPMLIKMPLPRDRR